GAGGTCTCCAACCCCGTGCTGGTGCAGGCCGTCTCGCAGATGGGCCAGGCCCTGGTGAAACAGACCCCCGGGGCGCAGGTCTACACCTTCCGCTTCCACGTCGTGCGAGAAAACTTTGAAAACGCGTTTGCCGCGCCGGGAGGCGAGGTGGTGGTCACGACGCCGCTGCTGGCCCGCGCCGAGAGCGCGGATGAGCTCGCCTGCATCCTGGGGCACGAAATCCAGCACGTGGTGCGGCGCCACAGCACCCGGGCGATGGTGCGCCAGCTTGGCGTGACGACCGGATTCATGCTGGTCTTCGGCGACGCCGCCGGGGCGGCTGCCACGATCGCGTCGATGGGCCTGCAGCTCTCGGGCCTGGCCTTCGACCGCGACCAGGAGCGCGAATCGGATCGTGTGGGCCTGCGCTGCGCGCACGCGGCCGGCTACGACCCTCTGGCGATCACGCGCTTTTTCAAGCGGGTCGACCGGCAACGCGACGAGATGGACGACGCCCTCTCGTTCCTGTCGACGCACCCGGCGCCGGCCGAGCGCATTCAGACGATCGCGCAGCTGGCCAAACAGCTCGGCCCCGTGCCCCGAGGCGTCAAGCGACCGCAGGTCGACTGGAAACAGGTGCAGCGGGCGGCGCGCAACCCCTGAACGGCCAGAGGGGGTGAATCAGCCCTTGACGGCGTTGTGCAGCAGGAACCAGACGTTGGCCGGACGTTCAGCGAGGCGCCGCATGAAGTAAGGGTACCATTGCGTACCGAAAGGCACGTAACAGCGCATGGTGTAGCCCTCTTTCACCAGGCTCTCCTGCATGTCCCGCCGGATGCCGTACAGCATCTGGAATTCAAAGCGTTCCAGGCCAATGCCCTGGGCCTTGGCGTGGGCCTTGCCGGCCTCGATGATGGCCATGTCGTGGGTGGCCAGACCCGGATAGTAGCCGGCCTCCATCAGGCGCTTCATGCAGGCGACGTAATTGCGGTCGACCTCGGCCTTGTCGGCGAAGGCCACCTCGGCTGGTTCCAGATAGGCCCCCTTGCACAGCCGCACCCGCGCGCCGAGCCGGATCATCTCCTCGACGTCCTCGGCCGTGCGGTAGAGATAGGCCTGCAGCACGATGCCGACGTGCTTGCCGTGGGCCGCGTGCAGGCGCTTGAACATCGCCAGCGTGCGTTCGGTGTAGGCGCTGCCTTCCATGTCGATGCGCACGAAGTTGCCGTGCTGGGCGGCCCGCTTCACGACGCCGGAGGTGACCTCGAAACAGAGGTCTTCGGAGAGATCGAGGCCCATCTGGGTCAATTTCAGGCTCACGTTGGTGTCGAGCCCGGCCTCGGCGATGCGGTCGACGATCGTCTCGTAAAAAGCCCCCGCCTGGCGCGCCTCATCCTCGGTGTGGACGTTCTCGCCGAGCAGATCCAGCGAGCCCTTGATGCCCGCGCCGTTGAGTTCGCGCACGGCCGCAAGCGCCTCGTCGAGCTTCTCGCCCGCCACAAAGCGCCGGGTCATCGCGCGCGTCACAGGGTTGCCCACGATCAGCTTGTATAGCGCGTTGTTATCGGCCAGCGTCAGAAACGTCTTGCGCATCAGGGTCATCGGTGCGGCTCCTTCTACGCCCAGTGTAGCACTGCCGGCCGTCCGATTTCAGTGCCACGATCAGCGTGGCAGAACGCGCGCAAGGTCCAGTTCCCTGGAACGGGCATGGCTCACGGCAGCGGCCAGCGATCTGGCCTAAGCTGAGGCATGAGCCTGTCGCGAGCTGACGCCGGGCCAGCGCCCGATCCCCTGAGCATGCCCCCCTTGGAACCTTCGTCTCCTCCCGCTGCGTGCCCCGTCTGCGACGCGCTGCTCGCCCCGCGCGACGTGCCGGGCAGCCCCTTCGTGGCTGAACTCAAAACCGGGCAACTGCTATTTGACCTTCACCCGCTGCAAGAGGGCCACCTGCGCTTCGTGGCCAAGTCCCACGTGGCGGACCTGTTGCAGCTGCCGGACGACGAGCGGCTGGCGCTCTGGGGGGACCTCGACCTGGTGGTGCGGGCGGTGCGTGTGGCCTTTCAACCCCAGCGCCTGAACCTGACATGCAGCCCGGATGGCCTGGCCACGGGCCACCTGAGTTGGGACCTGGTGCCGCGGTATGCGGACGGGGAAGACGAGGCCCTGCCCTTCTGGCAGCTGCCTGGTGCCGATGAGGCCCTTTCCGAGGAAAGTCTGGCCGAGCAACGGCGCCGCCTGCTGCGGGGCTTTCTCAGCGTGGCCCCGGTCCGGCGGGAAACCCCTCCAGTGAAGCGTGGGCGCGGCCGATAAGATCCCGGTGGGGACACGGGATGGGGACAACATGTAAAATTCACGTAAAAGTCGATTGGCTTTTCGTCAAATTCCATTGGTTTCGCCGTTCCATCGGATGCTGTCGCCATGATCGATCCGCACGCCCTCCACGAATTCGAATTCGCCTACGACCAGCCCGTCGACCTGATGCTGCCGGGCGTCACGCGCATGCACTACGCCCGCGTGCTCGACACCTTGGATGACGAGGTGCTGGTGCGCGTGAAGGACATGACCGTCCTGAACCCACCCGATGATCTGCGTTTTTGCTTCGGCCACAAGAGCTGGTACTACCGCGTGCAGGTACCGCTCAAGGCCTACTACGGGCCCTGCTGGTTTCTGGGGCTGCCGCCAGCCGACAAGGCGGAAAAAATTCAGCGCCGGCGATTCGTGCGCATCCGCTTCCAGGAGACGCTCTACGCGCTGGCCTCCAACCCGATGGGCGAGACCAGCGGCAAACCGTTCGCCCTTCACCTGGACAACATCAGTGCGAGCGGCTGCCTGGTCTTCGTGGAAGAGGAAGAATTGCCCGAATACATGATGGTGCTGCTGGCCTTCCCCGGCATGGTCTCCGTGTCGCTGTTCGCGCGCGCGGTCTACCGGGCGCGCCGACGTGATGGTCGGGTCACGATCGGCATCAACTTCGAGGGCATTCCCCCGGGGCTGCAAGATGAGTTTGCCCGCGCCATCAGCGAACAGATTCGCGTGCACCTGCTCAAGGGACAGGACATCACGGTCTAGTGGGCGTCCCCTCCCCCCGCCTGATCGCGATGCTCGGGGCGCTGATGGCCTTCCCGGCGCTCTCGATCGACATGTACCTGCCGGCCTTCCCCGCGCTGGCGCAGGACCTCCAGGCGACGCCCGGGCAGGTGCCCTACACCCTCTCGGCCTTCTTTCTGGGGCTCGCGCTGGGCCAGCTGCTGCACGGGCCGCTGGCCGATCGCCTGGGGCGCAAGCCGCCCCTGTTGCTGGGCATCTTGCTGTACGTGCTGGCCTCGCTGGGGTGCGCCATGGCCCCGGGCATCGAAGCCCTGACGGCCTGGCGCTTCCTGCAGGCCGTGGGGGGCTGCGCCGGCATGGTGGTGGCGCGCGCGGTGGTGCGGGACCTGTGCGAGCCCACCGCGGCCGCCCGGATTTTCTCCTGGATGATGCTGGTCATGGGCCTGGCCCCGATCCTGGCGCCGCTGGGCGGCGGCTGGCTGCTGGAGCTGGCCGACTGGCGGGCGATTTTCTGGTTCCTGGCCGCCTTCGGCCTGGCCTGCCTGGTCGCGGTCACGGCCCTGCTGCCGGAAACCTTGCCGCCCGCCGGGCGGGTGCCGCTCTCGCCCGGCGGCGTGGCGCGGGTATATGGCCGCCTGCTGCAGCACCGGCGCTTCATGGCCTTTGCCCTGGCCGGCACGTGCTGTTCGGCGGGCATGTTCGCTTACATTGCGGGCTCCCCCCACGTCTTCATCACGCTGTACGGCGTACCGGCCAACCAGTACGGCCTGTATTTCGGCGCCAACGCCGTCGGCCTGATCGCCCTATCACAGCTGAACCGCGGGCTGGTGACGCGTTATGGCGTCGAAGCGGTGCTGGGTGCCGGCATCACGGGCGCTGCCCTGCTCGGGCTGGTGCTGTGGGGCTGCGCCTGGACGGGGCTGGGTGGCTTCTGGGGGCTGCTGGTGCCGCTGTTCGGCTACGTGGCCATGATGGGGCTGATCTCCCCCAATGGCATGGCGCTGGCCCTGGGTAGCCAGCGCAGCCACCACGGCCAGGCCTCCGCCTTGCTGGGCACGGTCCAGTTCACGCTGGCCACCGGCTCCGGCCTGCTGGTGGGCGCGCTGCCCCACCATTCGGCCCGGCCGATGACCACCCTCATGGCGCTGTTCGGCCTGGCCGGCCTGACGGCCTTCACGCTCGCGCGCCGCACCGCGCCGGACGCGGACCCGGCGAGCCGCGAGGGCGCCTCCGGCGAGGAATCAGGCGCCCCCGCGCCCGGCACCCCGCATGCGGTGGCGCCAGGCGCATGAGTGGAGAATTTTCCTCGCTCTGGCGCGGCCCGGGTTTCCGGCGGCTCTGGCTGGCCCAGTGTGCCTCCCAGCTGGGCGATCGCCTGGTGTTCGTGCTGCTGGTGGCGGCCCTCAGCCAGCACCACGCCCCGCCCAGCCAGCTGAGTCTGGCGCTGGCCCTGACCTCGCTGCCTCACGTGTTGCTGGCCGCGCTGGCCGGCCTGCTGGCCGATCGCCTGGAAGCGCGCCGGGTGATGCGCCTGAGCAACATGCTCCGCGCCGTTCTGGTGCTGGGGCTGGGCCTGTTCGGGCCCGGCCAGCTCGGGCTGGCGATCGCCTTCGCCACCGCGATCGCGATCGCCGCCCAGCCCTTCACGCCGGCCGAGGCCGCGCTGCTGCCCAGGGCCGTGGCGCCCGAGCGACTGATGCAGGCCAACGCCGTCAGCGCCCTGACCACGGTGGTGATCCTGGTGGTGGGCGTGAGCCTGGGCGAACCGCTGGTGCAGCAGGGTGGCTTGTGGCTGGGTAGCCTGGTCGCCAGTGGCGCCTTCGGGCTCGGGGCCTGGCTGCTGCACGACCTGCCGGTGGCGCCGCCCAGCGGCCCCGCACCGGCCGTCGTGCCCTGGCCGCGCCAGTTCGTGGCAGGCCTGCGCTACCTGCGGACGCGCGGCGGCCTGCGCCGCACGATCGCCTGCCAGGTGGCGATCGTCTCGGCCTTCGCCGCGCTCAGCGTGGTGGCGATCGTGGTGGCCCAGCAGGTCTGGCGAACCGGCTACGGTGGCTTGCTGGCCGCTTGCGGGGCTGGACTCGGCACGGGCGCCTGGCTGATCGGGCGCTGGGGGCCGGCCTGGCCGCGCGACCGGGCGATCGCCGCGGGCTTCGTGGCCACCGGGGCGATCCTGGTGGCATTGGCGGCCGTCGGTCCTCAGGAACAGGGCCTGGCCTTCGGCCTGACCTTCGCGCTGGGCATCAGCGCCGCGATCGTCGGGGTGCCGCTGCAGACCCGCCTGCAGCAGCGCGTGGAGGAAGCCGTGCGCGGCCAGGTCTTCGGCCTGCAGCAAACGGTGCTGAACGCGCTGGCAGTCGTGCCGCTGGCGGGCACGGGCTGGCTCTTGGAGCGCGTCGGCAGCGCCGCCGTGCTGGCCGGGCTCGGCAGCGCCCTGGCCCTGGTGGGGCTGGCCGCGGCCTGCTTTCCCCTGCCCGACAAGGCCTGACCGCGCCCGATGGTATCATTTGGGCATGCACGAACACCCGCCGGCCGAGCTGTCCGCCCTGCTGCAGCGCCATTTCGAGACCCGCTACGGCGCCCGCGACGATGAGGCCCACCTGGCGACGTGGGCTCCCGGCGCGCTGCTGGTGGCCGACGGCCAGAGCGTGGCGCACACGGAAGCCAACCGCGCGCGCATCCTGGCGGCCTGGGCCCCCATTCCGCGGGACCGCGAACCGCAGTTGCTGGCGCCGAGCCTGCGCGACTGGCAACCGCTTGATGCCCGGCGCGGGCTGGCGGTGGTCGATCTGCGCGAGGCCGTGACCGGCACGCCGCTGCTGGCGGCACTGGGGCTGGTCCACGGCGAGGCGGGCTGGCAGGTGGAATTCGCGAGCTTGCTGGAAGACGCCCTGCAGCCCTGGGAGCGGCAACGCCTGCGGGCCCTGTCGGAACTGGCCGGCCTGCGCAGCGCCACGCTGGAAGGCCCGATCAGTTCCCCGCTGGAGGCCTCCTACCGCCGCCTGCATCGCCTGCCCAAGCGGCGCTTGCTGGCCTTGCCCGAGACACACTTCAGCTGCGCCGGCACCGGGGCCTGCTGTCGCCACGAACTGACGATCGGCCTGGACGCGGGCAGCGTGGCCTTTCTGGAGGCGGTGGACTGGCCCGCCCTGATCCCCGCGCTCGGCCCGGGGCCCTACGTGCAGGCCTTGCCGGCCGAGGCCGCCGGACTGGTGAACTTCCAGCACAAGCTGGCGCGTACGGCCGATGGCCGCTGTCGCTTCCTGAGCGACGATCAGCGCTGCACCATCCACGCGCTGGCGGGCCGGGCGGTGTTCAAGCCCTGTCACGTCTTCCCCTATCGCTTTGCCGACACGCCCGACGGCGTCTGCGTGACGGTCAACGCCATGTGCCCCACCGCCCGCCTGGCCAAGGGGGCCCCGCTGGCCGCCCAGGAGCAGGACTTGCGCTCACGCCTGGCGGTGGCCGAGGTGCTGCGCGCCGAGCGCTTCTACCTGCGCCCGGCCGAGGAGGTCCCCTGGGAGGTCTTCCGCACGATCGAGGGCCAGCTGCTGGAGCTGCTGCTGGGCGAAGCGCCCATCAAGCAGAAGCTGTGGGTGGCGCTGCGCTGGCTGCAAGTCCGCCTGCAAGACCCCGAGGCCGGCGTGGCCCGGGCCTGGTACGAGGAGTCGATACCGCGCCTGGGCTGGCTGCAGCGGATGGCGTTCGGGCGCTTCGGCAAGCTCTTCGACCCCTGCTTCAAGGACCTGCGCGGGGTGGCCCGGGGCACCACGACGCTGCGCGACCACGAACAGGAGCTCTCGCACTTCTTCCGGGCGCTGCTCTTCTCCAAGGTCACGACCTACCCCTACGGCCTGGTGGCCGGGCTGAACTACCTGGTGCTGATCCATCACCTGCTGGAACGCCAGAGCCGGCGCCACGCCGCCAAAGGCATCTCGGAAGCCTTCTGGCGCGAGTTCTACGCCGTCGTCACCTCCGGCACCCTGCTGCCCGTGCTGCAGGTCTGCCACCGCACCGCCGCCACCGGCTTTGCCCGCCACGCCGGTGACCCCAGTTTCGGCCTGGCGTTGCTGCGCATGTAGGCGCAACTGAGCTCGGGAGGCGAAGCAGGCATCGCCTGCCATGTGCGCGGAGGGGCTGCGCGCTGGCTGATATGGGCCCCGCTGCAGTAACCATCAAGCGTGCCGTTGCCTCGCTGAGGTTAGCTTCTGATGGCAGCACGACCGGACAGTAACCACGCATAAAAGTCTCTCGCCCCCGTGACGGACCACGGAGGCGAGAGAGAGAAACCGGACCATTGAACGCCTGCAAGCGAGATGGCTGTCCACCCCACTTGCAGGATAGATCTACTGGTACTGAATGTAGATGTAGATCGTACGCCCGTTGAGCGTGTAAGTCTTGAAGGAGTTATCCAAGTTCCTAACAACCTTGAACCCGCGCTTGGTCGTCCCATTAGGCACCGACTGCCCTTGGTCCATGATGGAGCTCTCGGGTGTGGCCGTGAAGGCCGAGAGAGAAGGGCACGAGCTCGTGCTGCCGAGCGGCATTGTCACCACGATCTGTTTGTTAGCCGAGATGCTGGCAAACTTGTTCTTGACGTCAGTCTCAAGCGTTGAGGTCGCAGTCAAACAGGAACTGACCAGGTAGGTATTCAAAGCTTGAACTGCCGCCACTTCAGCAGCACCACCGGCCTGCGGCGGGGCGGTAGCGGTCGCCAAGAAGCTGATCGCCACGGTTTCCGTGGCCGGCGGCGAGACGCTCAAGGTCGCGAGACCATCGGCACTCACCCACTCACCACCAGACACCGACGCCGTGGTCGCCGAGGCCGCCGAGTTGGGATACGCCCCCGTGTCGGGGTCCGGGAACCAGATCCCCAGCGTGGCCGTCACGGGCAGCAGGCTGAGCGTCAGCTTTGCCTTGGTGGGCAGCACCGACCCGGTCAGATCCAGCTCCGTGGTCGACTCCGCAATGTCGGACAGCAACAGGGGCGAGGTCGCGGTGGGATTGGCAGTCGGGTCATAGACGGTGGCCGGCACCACGCCGGCCCCATAAGCCCGCACGATGGCACGGTGGACCACGCCCTTCTTCAGGCCACGAATGGTGGCCGTGGGCGGATTGGTGGAGGAAATACCAGAGGGAAACGTGAAAATCTCCCAGCGCGAATAGGTCGAGGTCGCCCCAGCTGCCGCGTACGGAAAGAGAGCCGCAGAGGCGGGCGCGGGCACCATCTGGACCCCGGTCTGGGAGACGCCGTTCGAGATCACCTGGATCGTGATCGCGCGCACCTGGGACGCCACATTCGTCAACACCTGCGCCGAATTGGACGACACGGCAACGGAGGCGACCACGTCGGTGGCCACCGGGGTGGCCTGCAGCGAATAGCTTTCAGCAGCACCACTGCGAATCTTCAGCTCCACGGGCAAGTCGACCAGATCGCCGGTGCGCGAGGAAACGGCGGCAGGCCCACTGCCCGCAAAGGGAAATTCAACTGGCGCGGTGCAACCGGCCAAGACAGCCAAGGCTGCCAGAATGTGAATTGGCTTCATACAGCAGGGCTCCTTATGGCAACGCCGGCGTCGCGACGACATCGATCTGGCCGAAATCCAAGGTGCCAGACGAAGAGGTCATGTAGTTGGGATCCAGGGTGAAGGAGGCCGCGGTGGTCAACGTGGCAATGGGCGTGGAGCCGTCGTAACTCTCCAGCGTGGCCAGGTACACGTGGCCCACAATCAGGTTGCCGAAGATCGCCGCCCCCGAGGTGCCGATCAGGTCGCCACTGACGGAGGAAGCCTGCAAGCACCCGTCTGGCAGATTCGGCCCGGTGGCGGTCAGATCGGCCAGACTGATGCGCATCTTGCTGACGCCAGGGTAATCGGAGTAGCCGTTGACTTGCCAGTTGCCGACCACGGGCCTCGGCTTGAATTTGATCTTCAGCCGTTGCGCAATGGCCAACGGCCGCACATGGTTGGCCCCATCGACGCCGAAGCGGGTATCCAGCAGACTGGTCGCCGTCTCGTTCTGGGAGACCGTCAGCTCCGAACCCAAGCCGTAGGCCTGAATCCAGACGGTGGCCGTGGCGTTAGGCTGCAGGTCACTCAGACGCACCGTGGAGGAGGCATCCAGCGAACCGTTCAGGCCATCCAGTACGTGAACCGTTGGGGTGCCGGGGTAATCCACGTGAATGGCCATGCTGGCGATGTCATCGAGTTCGTAACCGCCCGCGATGGGGATGTCACAATCGCCCTGCGCGGCCAAACGCCGCTTCCCGTTGGGCACCACGTCGAAGGAAACCGGGAGCGAAACCCGGTCGCCGAAGGTCTGGGGCGCCAGGCGCTCCAGGGCTGCGGGTGCGGCGCAGCTGGCCAGCAGAGCCGCGATACCCAACGCCGCAGCGGCTTTGGTCTGAGAACGTGCCATGGATGCCTGTCTCCTGTTTCGCACTGAACGACAATTAGGGCAGCAGTTGGGTGCAAGGACGCGTGGCCCCGGCGTTGATGCTGGGATCCGAGAACTCACACGTCAGGGTCGCCGATGGGTTCTGGTCTGCCAGGTTGCCCGCCACGACGGTGACTGGCCCGGAGGCCGTCAGGGTGGTGAGCGGCGTGGGCGTGGGTTCGCTGCGCCGACCGCCACCCGAGAACGGGGTCTCCGTCGGTGATGGGACTGGCGTCGCGGTAGGTCCAGCGGTCGGGGTGGAGGTCGGCGTGCTGGAGGGTTGGTCGTTTGGCACGAACTGGCCGGAGCCGAAAGTGCCCGATACCGTCTTGCCCGACTCATCCGTGAACGAGAAGGAGCCATCCAGCGTGATCTTGATCCGACCCAGCGGGAAGTCTTCCTGGGTGATCGCATCCAGGTTCTGGTTCTTGGGAGGCGCCTCTTGCTTCTGGATCTCAGAGAATTGCTTGAGCAAGCTTTCCACGCGACCGAGCAAGGGGTCCACCTGCCCCACCCCATCGAGCAGGGTCTGGAATTTCGCCGTGGGGTCGAACTCACCGCGATCATCCAAGGCTAGGGCGATCTGGTCCTGAACCGCAGACTTCTGGTTCAGGCTGCGTTCCAGGTCGGCGATCGCCTCACTGGCAGCCTTCATGGCGGCGCCCAAGGCATTCGCAGCGGAATTGCCACGCAACTGGAAACTGGTTTTGAGCACCCCCTCGAACGACTTGGCGGCGGAAGTGGTCGCCGCTGTCAGCTTCAGGTTGATGGTCAGCTGCAGCAAGCGGGTCGCCTCGGCT
This DNA window, taken from Candidatus Sericytochromatia bacterium, encodes the following:
- a CDS encoding M48 family metallopeptidase, yielding MPHHVTLDVSYPSRGGRRTVAVTFHAASVAIAWDADTVLELDYTHAQTGLGGAHDNQPMLTLVGPEAEAVRLYFPDQACFRAAAACWPAPLAQAAQRQGRKTWRNRALLGGLAGLLAAGWFARGLMLDGLVALVPTSVEPKLGRAVTASMLRGKEVSNPVLVQAVSQMGQALVKQTPGAQVYTFRFHVVRENFENAFAAPGGEVVVTTPLLARAESADELACILGHEIQHVVRRHSTRAMVRQLGVTTGFMLVFGDAAGAAATIASMGLQLSGLAFDRDQERESDRVGLRCAHAAGYDPLAITRFFKRVDRQRDEMDDALSFLSTHPAPAERIQTIAQLAKQLGPVPRGVKRPQVDWKQVQRAARNP
- a CDS encoding proline dehydrogenase family protein, with the protein product MTLMRKTFLTLADNNALYKLIVGNPVTRAMTRRFVAGEKLDEALAAVRELNGAGIKGSLDLLGENVHTEDEARQAGAFYETIVDRIAEAGLDTNVSLKLTQMGLDLSEDLCFEVTSGVVKRAAQHGNFVRIDMEGSAYTERTLAMFKRLHAAHGKHVGIVLQAYLYRTAEDVEEMIRLGARVRLCKGAYLEPAEVAFADKAEVDRNYVACMKRLMEAGYYPGLATHDMAIIEAGKAHAKAQGIGLERFEFQMLYGIRRDMQESLVKEGYTMRCYVPFGTQWYPYFMRRLAERPANVWFLLHNAVKG
- a CDS encoding HIT family protein; its protein translation is MEPSSPPAACPVCDALLAPRDVPGSPFVAELKTGQLLFDLHPLQEGHLRFVAKSHVADLLQLPDDERLALWGDLDLVVRAVRVAFQPQRLNLTCSPDGLATGHLSWDLVPRYADGEDEALPFWQLPGADEALSEESLAEQRRRLLRGFLSVAPVRRETPPVKRGRGR
- a CDS encoding PilZ domain-containing protein gives rise to the protein MIDPHALHEFEFAYDQPVDLMLPGVTRMHYARVLDTLDDEVLVRVKDMTVLNPPDDLRFCFGHKSWYYRVQVPLKAYYGPCWFLGLPPADKAEKIQRRRFVRIRFQETLYALASNPMGETSGKPFALHLDNISASGCLVFVEEEELPEYMMVLLAFPGMVSVSLFARAVYRARRRDGRVTIGINFEGIPPGLQDEFARAISEQIRVHLLKGQDITV
- a CDS encoding Bcr/CflA family multidrug efflux MFS transporter, whose translation is MLGALMAFPALSIDMYLPAFPALAQDLQATPGQVPYTLSAFFLGLALGQLLHGPLADRLGRKPPLLLGILLYVLASLGCAMAPGIEALTAWRFLQAVGGCAGMVVARAVVRDLCEPTAAARIFSWMMLVMGLAPILAPLGGGWLLELADWRAIFWFLAAFGLACLVAVTALLPETLPPAGRVPLSPGGVARVYGRLLQHRRFMAFALAGTCCSAGMFAYIAGSPHVFITLYGVPANQYGLYFGANAVGLIALSQLNRGLVTRYGVEAVLGAGITGAALLGLVLWGCAWTGLGGFWGLLVPLFGYVAMMGLISPNGMALALGSQRSHHGQASALLGTVQFTLATGSGLLVGALPHHSARPMTTLMALFGLAGLTAFTLARRTAPDADPASREGASGEESGAPAPGTPHAVAPGA
- a CDS encoding MFS transporter, whose product is MSGEFSSLWRGPGFRRLWLAQCASQLGDRLVFVLLVAALSQHHAPPSQLSLALALTSLPHVLLAALAGLLADRLEARRVMRLSNMLRAVLVLGLGLFGPGQLGLAIAFATAIAIAAQPFTPAEAALLPRAVAPERLMQANAVSALTTVVILVVGVSLGEPLVQQGGLWLGSLVASGAFGLGAWLLHDLPVAPPSGPAPAVVPWPRQFVAGLRYLRTRGGLRRTIACQVAIVSAFAALSVVAIVVAQQVWRTGYGGLLAACGAGLGTGAWLIGRWGPAWPRDRAIAAGFVATGAILVALAAVGPQEQGLAFGLTFALGISAAIVGVPLQTRLQQRVEEAVRGQVFGLQQTVLNALAVVPLAGTGWLLERVGSAAVLAGLGSALALVGLAAACFPLPDKA